A window of the Haloarcula litorea genome harbors these coding sequences:
- a CDS encoding succinylglutamate desuccinylase/aspartoacylase domain-containing protein → MSESDSPEVTVRGPGSEPEVTVIAGVHGDEPSGVRAIQRVLDADHEFERTVQFVYANPPALAADRRYVDVDMNRAFPGDAGSDAQEERLAADLLEIVGDTPTLSLHATHSQPEPMALVSRAYETALSTAADLPVPSVVDTKETVAGTLNQHAPVVTVEAGRQRTEDATDTATMVIETFLRIHDALAGNAATGEPTFFELEDVVEKPDDAPPAAACDELYDLRAENFELVSAGETWATIEGEDVVADEPFVPVLMSECGYQDIFGYKGGLAGESLDDAREYWGMD, encoded by the coding sequence AAGTGACCGTGATCGCCGGCGTCCACGGGGACGAACCCAGCGGCGTGCGGGCCATCCAGCGAGTGCTCGACGCCGACCACGAGTTCGAGCGAACGGTCCAGTTCGTCTACGCGAACCCGCCGGCGCTGGCGGCCGACCGCCGGTACGTCGACGTCGACATGAACCGGGCGTTCCCCGGCGACGCCGGCAGCGACGCCCAGGAGGAGCGACTCGCCGCCGACCTGCTGGAGATCGTCGGCGACACGCCGACGCTGTCGCTGCACGCCACCCACTCCCAGCCGGAGCCGATGGCGCTGGTCTCGCGGGCCTACGAGACGGCGCTTTCGACGGCCGCCGACCTCCCGGTCCCGTCGGTGGTCGACACGAAGGAGACGGTCGCGGGGACCCTGAACCAGCACGCGCCGGTCGTGACCGTCGAGGCCGGCCGCCAGCGGACGGAGGACGCGACCGACACCGCGACGATGGTCATCGAGACGTTCCTCCGCATCCACGACGCGCTGGCGGGCAACGCGGCGACCGGCGAGCCGACGTTCTTCGAGCTCGAGGACGTCGTCGAGAAGCCCGACGACGCGCCGCCGGCGGCCGCCTGTGACGAACTGTACGACCTCCGCGCGGAGAACTTCGAGCTGGTCTCGGCGGGCGAGACGTGGGCCACCATCGAGGGCGAGGACGTCGTCGCCGACGAGCCGTTCGTCCCCGTCCTGATGTCGGAGTGTGGCTACCAGGACATCTTCGGCTACAAGGGCGGGCTGGCCGGCGAGTCGCTCGACGACGCACGCGAGTACTGGGGGATGGACTGA